The Shewanella mesophila genome contains the following window.
GCATGTTATCCAATCCTCATAATCCTCATAAGTAACAAGCACAGCGCAATCACCAAACACTTGAACGTCATAACCAGCAAGACGCAAATCTTTAGTTGAGATTGTAAACATAGGCTGACCGTTCTGTGCGGCAACAAAATACACCTCTTTAACCAAATAACGCTTAAGAGTGAATTCAGCAACACTATCAATATGAAGAGATACCTTATAAAAAGGATGTTTTTTTGATTCCGAAGACTTTTTAGAACTTGGTAGAACTGGTGAAGCATTAGCATTCGAAACAACAGAGGAACTTGAAACTGAAGGTTTAACCTCAACAGGTACAGAAACTGACTTTGAAGAGTCAAGACCTAATGAGTCAGGAATTAAAATCTTTTTACCTGTATAAAGCGTAAAAACAACACCAATAACAATCAGAGCTATAGATAGTTTTCGATGAGGAATAAAATTAGCTTTAATGTCTTTTGTTTTAGCTTCATCAACAGGCTTACTTGATTGAGTATGGCTTTGGTAAAACTGAAAATATTGCTTTTGATATTCCCTTTCTTCCTCATGAATATAATCAGAGTTACGACCTGAAATACCATGATAAGTCTTTTTAATATAATGAGTATCATCGCCAAAAACAGACTTTTTAATACAGCGAAAACAAACTTCAACCATATCTTTTAAATCTTTATGCAACTTGGCAGGACTCTGACAAAGAATAATAATGTCATGACCATAATGACCATGCATCGACAAATATTCTAAAACTTCTTTTTTGGCATCACGACCAATCGATAAATGAGCCTCATCAACAACGAATAAAACACCTTGACCATTTTCAGCCTTCCAATCATACCGAGTAAAATCAGAAGGAACAGAAAATGGCCTAACCATGCCGTACTGGTTAAAATTCGCCTCAACAACAGTAATATTATCAGCTACATCTTGGCTATAAAATTGAGCAATCTTTTCTTTATTAACAGGAATATTAGTTACAACTTTACGACCATCCTTAGCAGCAGGAATTATATGATAAACAACGCTTTCATAGCTTTTACCAGCTCTAGGGCGACCAAAGATACCATTAATCACGAGCCCAACCTCACAAAAGGAATTAACTGAAGCATCATGCGTATTATAAGAGCAGTAACTATTGACGACATAGAAGCGCTAATACCACAAACACCCATAAAATACTGAGTTTCAGGAGGTATTGCTGAAATATACTGCAACGGGTTCAAACCTTGAAATAAACTAGCTAAACCATCTAAAACAAATATTACAGCACCGAATAACATATCAAGAGTCCACCACAAAAAGTCTTTTAAAAACTCAACAAAGCTAATGAATATTTGATAAAGATAATCGACAAACTGATTCCATTTATTTGCAAACCAATCCAACATAATTAACCTCCAAATATAATTTTACGCACAGCAAAAGCCGTGCAAATCATATTAATAGCAAAAAGAAAACCAAGAACTCTAGCGTCAAGCTCAAGCGTATTACAGCCATAATTCATTAAAGAACCTAAATTAAAACAAAATTCCATTGGAGGCGCGGAACCGCTAACTGCAATATTTTCAAACTGTTTAACAAACTCAAAAGGAGCACTGCTTTTTAATGCAGATGAATTTTTACTCCAAACATCAGAAAAACCATTAGGATACTCGGGTTCATAAAAAGACTGAATACCCTGACTAGGCTCTGAATCAGTTTCAACACCAGTTTCACCTAAAGACTCACCAAGGCCGTCAATAGCAGAAATAACACCATCATTTGAACTGCCGCCACCGCCAGCACCAGAACCACCAGAAACAATAGCCTGCCTCACCCCCTCAAGACCATCGACAACTTGCCTAGCATCATTGCTACGAGCAGCCTCACGCTCTGCAATCTGACGCTCAACATATTCAGTTATCTCCTTTTGTTGTTTAATCAGCTTGTTGTGACGCTCAGCAGCATCTTTTTTCAACTTATTACTTTGGTCTGAAATCGCGTCAACAATATTTTTACCAATACACGTTGTTTTATCGCCAACTGTAGAACAATCAACACCGTCATAAGGTGAGTCAGTAGAAGTCTCTTCAACCTCGTTTTCAGTTGTATCTATACCATCGTCAATACCACCACCATTATTATTACCATCACCTTCATCGGGAACTGTAACATTGGAGCAGTCTTGATAAGTAAGACCGTTAGATAATTCGTGAGTTGTACAGTCACCCTCTTTGTCTTCGGGTGTAAAGCTAGCATTCGATTCGATTTTACCATTACCGCAAACCGCACCGTTAGAAACACCCGTTGTCCACTGAGCGCCCTTATAGCTAGCACCATTGTTGATGGAGTAAGAGCATTGGCCATCGCAATACGTACCAGAACCAGCAACAGGAACCTTTCCAAAAGTTTGTATGCTAGAACTTACTTCACCCTTGCTTGGACACTGGATAGGGACGCAGCCGTATGGTTCAACAGAATATTTAAAATAACCAAGTGGACAAAGAGGGAAATTGGGAAAACAAACCTCATGCGATTCATTGCCGGGTTCAGGCATAGGCCCCTTTTTATAATCTGGAAAATCATTAGGCGGACATATTTTAGAATCAGATTCAATTTTAGAGTGAGCTTTTCCGTAATTTACATTACCGCCCGTAACCCAAGGATAACTAGGCACTTGTCGAACCTCAGTTCCACAAATCAAATGAATTTCACGCGAAATATCAACATTATTACACTCAGTAA
Protein-coding sequences here:
- a CDS encoding zonular occludens toxin domain-containing protein, whose product is MINGIFGRPRAGKSYESVVYHIIPAAKDGRKVVTNIPVNKEKIAQFYSQDVADNITVVEANFNQYGMVRPFSVPSDFTRYDWKAENGQGVLFVVDEAHLSIGRDAKKEVLEYLSMHGHYGHDIIILCQSPAKLHKDLKDMVEVCFRCIKKSVFGDDTHYIKKTYHGISGRNSDYIHEEEREYQKQYFQFYQSHTQSSKPVDEAKTKDIKANFIPHRKLSIALIVIGVVFTLYTGKKILIPDSLGLDSSKSVSVPVEVKPSVSSSSVVSNANASPVLPSSKKSSESKKHPFYKVSLHIDSVAEFTLKRYLVKEVYFVAAQNGQPMFTISTKDLRLAGYDVQVFGDCAVLVTYEDYEDWITCDSPRVALAANLPDSTPEQTD